The segment GTATCTAGCGGATGATGCCAAGCTGCCAGGGAAGCAATGGGCGGTGAAGGAAAGCCTGCATGCAGAAGGGCAGGCAGGACATGTGCAGGCTGAGGCCGATGTGTTAATTGGACTTAATCACCCCATGCTGCCTGGGATCATAGATTTTTTCAAACCGGATCCAGATGGATATGCCTACTTGATTATGGATTATATCCATGGACAAACACTGGAGCAGTTTATTAGGGGTGAGGGTGGTCAAGTCAGCAACAGCTTTATCTTTGCAGCTGCAAATCAACTGCTGGAGGTGCTGGGTTACCTGCACCAGCAGACGCCGGCTATCATCTACCGCGACCTGAAGCCATCGAATATTATGCTGACTCCGGACCATCTAATCAGACTTGTCGATTTCGGGATTGCCAGGAGCTACAAAGGCCTTCAAGGCGAGGATACCGTCAAGCTAGGAACGATCGGATTTGCGGCTCCCGAGCAATATGGCGGAGGGGAAAGTGATGAGAGATCGGATTTGTACGGTCTGGGCGCGCTGCTGCTTTACATGCTTACTAATGGGCGGGCGAGTGAATGGAGACCTGGAATCAAATCTTTTATCCGGGAAGGTGCACCCCCAGAGATGGTCTCCATGGTTCGCCGGCTATTAGAGCAACAGCCGCAGGATCGCTACCAGTCTGCTGCAGAGGTGCTTCGAGTTCTGAGGGAAAGCCAGCACTCCGGGGGAGGCGGCTCCTCTTCCGGCCGTTTCTCTTCATTCTCCGGGAGCCTGGTGACTGCTGTACTGGGTGCTGCTCCCGGGATCGGAGTGACACACTGCTGCATTATGATGGCACATTATTTGGCGAAGAGCTTCAAGCGGGTAGCAATTGTAGAAATGGGACTCAAATCAACAGCGTTTAAGCAAATTCAAGAAATTGCAGTGGATGCATCCAGGCAGCACGAACGCAAGTTTGTCATTCAAGGTATCGATTACTGGAGGCAGGCGGCAAGAAGTGACATCATTTCACTTCTTGCAGGGAGCTATGATGCCGTTGTGCTCGATCTTGGAGCTTACCGTGACAGCGATAGGCTGGAGGAATTTTTCCGGGCGCAGATTCCGGTTGTGGTCTGTCCCTCAGCAGAATGGCGCTGGAAGGATGTGCAGGCTGTAACTCAAGCGTTGTCTCGCTACAGCCAGCCCGGAAGGGTCTATGCGCTTCCTTGTTCAGATGAAGGTGAAGCAGAGAGAATGAGCAGAAAGCTCGGAGGAAGCCAGGTCGTACCTCTGCCATTGTTGAAGGACCCTTTTCAATATACAGACACTACCCGTCAGGCTATGGATCAAATCTATGCTGCGGTTATTCCTGCAGGGACCAGAAGGCCGTGGTTCTCATTTGCAAAACGATGGATGCATTAGAAGGAGGTAGATTCAGCACATGCCAATATTAACTGCCCGAAACCGAAGACTGCTGCTAGCGGGGCTGACTGGCGCCGGGGTTACTGCTTTTTTCGCTGCGGGAGGCTTATATTTTGCGCAAGATCATTTCCAAAGCCAGTATCGTGAGGAGAAGCAGCAATATTTAGATCAGATTGAGGAACTGCAAGTTTCGGCTTCGGCCGGCGGACAAGGCATGAAGACCTTGTGGGTGCCGGATCAGGATGTTCCTGCAGGAGAGCTGCTAAGTATGAAGAAGATGAAGCAGGTTCAGGTTCCGGCTGAAATGCTGCCTGAAAATGTGCCGGCGTCCCTGGAGGAGCTTCAGGGAAAAGGAGCCAAGATCGAGCTTCGGAAAGGAACACCCATCACGCTGTCTATGCTGTTTGATCAGGAGATGACACCCGATGATCTCCGGCACCGGGAGCTGAAATCGGTGTGGCTGCCCAGCAACCTCAAGCTGCAGGATCAGATAGACATTCGTATTCAATTTCCGACGGGACAGGATTTTATCGTTCTTGCCAAGAAAAAAGTGGATCGCTTGGCTGCGCCTGCTTTTTGGACGACGTTGAATGAAGAAGAGATCTTACTGCTATCCAGTGCGATGGTGGATGCCTATCTGAATGGTGCCTCGCTGTACGCTCTGACCTACGTTGAGCCTGGAATTCAGGATCGGGCCATTCCCAATTACCCGCCTAACGTAAAAGTGAATTCTCTCATTAGAAGTGACCCTAACATTATTAGGGCAGCGGAGAGAGCTTTAGAAGTCTCTATAAGGCAGGCTCTGGAGAAGGATCTGGCACAGCTGAATACAGGTGACAGCCCGAGCAGCTACGGCAGTAGTTTTGGCAGCAGCTCTAGTATCAGAAATGACAGCGGTAGCAGCGGGACTCAGGATTTTGCTACCTGGATTCCGGCGGGTGGACCGTCGCAGCCTGATTTAGGAACGGGTACCCTGCCGAGTAATGAGTTCATGCAGGAGCGTGCAGATCAGGAAACTGAGTCTAGTCGTATACTGGGAGCCCCTCATGCAGGGCAAGCCTCCGGTTCTACGGAGAAGGAAGCTGATCTGATATTTTCAGCTCCATAAATGAAGCTAAGGAGGACTTATTGTTGTGAAAACATGGATATTTGCAGGTGTGAGTGAAAAAAACGATTTTCTGCTCTATATGGCTAAAGTGCTTAGCTGCAGCGGTTATCGGGTGCTCCTGGTAGATGGGACTTTACAACACAATTATGCCCATCACATTGGGGCGGCAGGGCAAGATCAAGGCATTTATGAATTTAGCGGCTTTGATGTTGCGTGTTACTTCCGGCACGGGGAGGATCTGATGACTTGGCTGAACCACTCGGAGGAAGAAGCATATGATTATTGGCTATGGGATGTTGGAAGTTTAGATTATATTCTAGATCATCGTTGGAAGGAGGCGGACGCATGCGTATGGTGCAGCAGCTTCAGCCTTACCAATCTGTTGAGCGATCAACGGTGGCTGAACGAGCTCTCAAGAAGCAGCGCATGGAGCAGCGAAATCGCCTTTCACCAGCTGTATTTAAACGTTATCGAAGATAGAACTGCAGATTCCTATATTACAAGCATTATGAGCCAGGTGTCAGTGCACTGGCTGGCTGATCCAATCCGCATTCCCTGGGATGAGACCGCAGCAGCACTAAAAATTGATAACGAGCACACCTCCCGGCTGCGAATCAAGCCGCTAAGCCGCAGATACAAGCGGGCATTAGCTCAATTTATTCAAAGATTGAGCGATATGGAGGATCACCATATTCATAAAGCATTCAAGCAGGCGGGAAGGAGAAGAGCATGAGCTTGATTACCGTTTGGAGTCCGTTGCCAAGTGGCAGCGGGAGTACGATCCTGGCTGCTTGCCTGCCGGCGATGCTCTGTACAGCCTATCCATCCAGCTGCTTGCTGCTGCATGGTGGTGCTTTAGGTGACAGGGTTGAAGCAGGCTTGCTGCCATTTAATAAGCTAGAGGGCTTTAGGACTGAAGAAGAGGACTCAGGTATGAGGGCACTTCAGCGAATGTACCTAAGCGGCCGACTGGATTCACGGAACATTAAGGATTACACCGCCTCATTAATACCGGGCAAGCTGGATCTGATCAGGGGCGATCAGGATGGGGAATCGGGCTCTTACGGAGCGATTCAATTATTGCAATACAGCGGCATCCTTACAGCGGCGCTGGGTGGTTATGATGTTGTCATAGCCGATGCTGGTAATGGCTTGCCGAATGCTTTAGACATGGAGCTTATATCAAGATCTGATTTGTTAATTATTGGACTGAACCAAAACCTTCATGCGATCGATCAGTGCTTTAGAGATCAGCTTCCGGCAATGGTTGAGCATGTCAAACAGTATTGTTTCGTTACAGGTAAATACGATGCTTCAAGTCACGCCTCATTGCTAAATATGAAGCGCAGGTATGGAGTGAAATCGTGGGCTGGCACCATACCCTACTGTACGGAAATACAGGATGCCTGGAATTCTAGAAACCTGCTAGCAGCGATGCTTCGGAGTGGTGGTGTGATGCGGAGAAGCCGTACACCATTCGGAGAAGCTGTGACAGTCATAGCTGCACATGTCGCTAAACAGCTGGGTCTGCCGGGTGCCGCCGCAGAAGGGAAGGGTGCTTGATGCATGGGGAGTGGTTACGAAACGCTCTGGCGATGGCGGCGGTCATTGTGCTGCTCTTGATTTACATGTTCATTCGTGTTTCTTCCAAAACATTCAAGAGCCGTACACCTGAACAGGGGGCCGCCACATATACGCTGGATTCATTGACGGATGGAGTGAAAGAGCAGCTTCATCAGCTGACTCATGGACAGCTGGCAGACCTGGGACTCCACGATGTAGAGTACCGTAAAAGG is part of the Paenibacillus algicola genome and harbors:
- a CDS encoding serine/threonine-protein kinase, whose translation is MLKQPSKLSPGSVLGERYEILTRIGEGGMGYVYLADDAKLPGKQWAVKESLHAEGQAGHVQAEADVLIGLNHPMLPGIIDFFKPDPDGYAYLIMDYIHGQTLEQFIRGEGGQVSNSFIFAAANQLLEVLGYLHQQTPAIIYRDLKPSNIMLTPDHLIRLVDFGIARSYKGLQGEDTVKLGTIGFAAPEQYGGGESDERSDLYGLGALLLYMLTNGRASEWRPGIKSFIREGAPPEMVSMVRRLLEQQPQDRYQSAAEVLRVLRESQHSGGGGSSSGRFSSFSGSLVTAVLGAAPGIGVTHCCIMMAHYLAKSFKRVAIVEMGLKSTAFKQIQEIAVDASRQHERKFVIQGIDYWRQAARSDIISLLAGSYDAVVLDLGAYRDSDRLEEFFRAQIPVVVCPSAEWRWKDVQAVTQALSRYSQPGRVYALPCSDEGEAERMSRKLGGSQVVPLPLLKDPFQYTDTTRQAMDQIYAAVIPAGTRRPWFSFAKRWMH
- a CDS encoding SAF domain-containing protein; this translates as MPILTARNRRLLLAGLTGAGVTAFFAAGGLYFAQDHFQSQYREEKQQYLDQIEELQVSASAGGQGMKTLWVPDQDVPAGELLSMKKMKQVQVPAEMLPENVPASLEELQGKGAKIELRKGTPITLSMLFDQEMTPDDLRHRELKSVWLPSNLKLQDQIDIRIQFPTGQDFIVLAKKKVDRLAAPAFWTTLNEEEILLLSSAMVDAYLNGASLYALTYVEPGIQDRAIPNYPPNVKVNSLIRSDPNIIRAAERALEVSIRQALEKDLAQLNTGDSPSSYGSSFGSSSSIRNDSGSSGTQDFATWIPAGGPSQPDLGTGTLPSNEFMQERADQETESSRILGAPHAGQASGSTEKEADLIFSAP